The DNA region TGGTGCAGGCGCCGAACTTGCCGCACGGGCACGCGGGGTACGCGCCATACACGCCCGGGCAGACCGCGCACTCGTCGATGTCGACGCAGGCGCTGCCGTCGAAGTGGTAGCCCGGGTCGCAGTCGGGCGTGGCGGTGGGTGTCGTGGTCGGGGTGGTGGTCGGCGTCGTGGTCGGGGTGCTAGTCGGCGTGTGCGTGGGCGTCGCCGTGGGGGTGTCCGTCGGCGTGGCCGTTGCCGTCCCCGACGGTGTTACCGTGGGCGTTTGCGTTGGCGTGTTGCTGGCGGTCTGGGTCGGGGTGCTAGTCGGTGTCGCGCTTGGCGACGCGGTCGGGCTTGCGGTGGTCGGAGTCGTCGCGCTGATCCGACTGATGTCGAATCGCATGTACAGGTTGACGCCGTCGGCCGTCATGAACACCGCGATCAGATCCTCCGCCGGGTCATTGTTGCTGCTGTCGCCCGCCGGGTCGGTGGCCGTTGGCGCGAGACCGGACCAGTCCGGCACCTGACCATCCATGACGATGGTCACCGCAAACGCCGTGAGCACGCTCCCGGCCGTGACAATGGCTACCAGCAGCGCGGCGTGAAACGGCTTCACTCGCCGCCGCAGCCCCCACCAAGCGACGGCCACGAGCAATACGACTCCCAGAATCGTCCCCGTCGGCGACAGTGCGGGCGCGGTGGATGCCCTCGCCAATTGGAAGAGGATCGGCGCGCCGCCCAACCCGCCCGTCGTGCTCAGCACGATGTCACTGCCCGGATCGCTCCGACTCGCCGTAAAGTACACCCGCACGCGCGGAGTCCCCCCGAGCAGCGCGCGCGGTATGAAGCCTTCGACGACATCGACGCCGCCGACACCGTTGCCGACGCCAACCGGCCAGCCGCCCTCGGAAACGGGCACAGGCGTGTCGAAGATCGCGCCGCCGATGCAGAGGCTGCGGGTGATGCCGGTGATCGATCCACCGGTCCCATCGCGGCTCACCGCGACGCTGACGATCTGCTCGATGCCGTGGACCGTCTGATTGCCGACGATCGCATCATCGACAGCGACATCGCACCCGGTGGCGGAATCGACGTCGCTATCGAAGAGCACCTGAGAGACGTAGGCGTCGGGTGCAGCGACCGCCGCCGTCGGCGCAGCCACGCCGAGGATCCCGATCAGCAATGATACCCAACGAACGATCTCGCGTAGGTTCACAATGAACTCGGTCTCTCGCTGCACTCGGGCTGGACGTCGATTTGCGCTGCGGAAACGCGCCGCACTGGCGTTCGCCGATAGCACCGCCATGGCCGCGATACAACGGAAAAATGGGACCGTGATGTTGTGTTGCCCAACCGCGTGGCCATACGCGCGTCGCGTGTTCGGGTTGCGACCACCACGAAAGAAAGCGCCGCCGTCAACATGATCGCGCCCGGCCGGTTTCGGATTCCATGCCCCCCAATTCTTACCCCAGGCGGACGACGTGAACCTAAAATCTAACCCGAATTTTCGAAAAAATTAGCGGTCCACGTTCTTGCCTGGCGGGGGGAATTGAACCCGGTCCCGAAGGAGATGACGGGATACCAGATGATGAAGAATCGCCGAGTTAGCGTCCGCCACCCTACTACCAGCTCACGTCAATTCACGTCATTTGGGTACCCCGTGCCCACTCGCCAAACGCCGATGCTGAGCCGCCGGCGCAAGACGAGCGCGAGGCTGGCCTCTTTTGGCTTCACTGCTTAATGGACCCGAGCACTCCCGCTGATTTGTGCAGTGCCCCGACTTACACCACGACCCAGGGTCGCAAGGACCCCCGTCACGACAGATCACGGCCGTACCAAATAATGGGAGGTCGACCTTGACTGCTCCGTAGAATTGTTTGTCATTCTCGCTGCCCTCATCATCAAACGGGGCGGGTGTCGAAATGCGAAATAGGTTGTCGGCGCCTGTGTTGACGTCATAGAGCTGTGTCCTCGGCCTATAGCAATGATCATCGCCGTGCACGTACACGTATTCGATGTTGGGATGATCTTGCGCGGAATGGTTCAGGAAACTGAAGAAACCATCGTCACCGCCAAGCCCTGGTGTGCCATCCTTCGTGCTCGTCGGACCCGGTTTATCCGGATAAGGATCACACCGCCCCCCCAAACCTCCCCCGGAATTTCGGCTTGGGCGAAGATGACTATTGTTCCCTTCGCGTCAGGCAATGATTTCTCGGCCTCTCTCAACCAGACCTGGTCGGCCCGTCCTCGCTGAACAAACTCTACTTCCTCCGTCGCCGTTGCTGTTCTTCCGAGAGAGACAAGATTAACCGTGATGAATACCAGGCCCGGCAGACCTTCCAAGGTCCATCGCTGATTCTCCGGGTAGTCTCCTGGTTTCTCCTGGTGCGTTGTGGGGTTTGGCTCGTGATCGTGCGACCCGGGGGCACGGAAGAAGACATCTCTAACATCCTCAAGCGGGAAATAGATATCCTCATAGTAATCCTTCGTCGGGGTGGGGGGCTCGTGTTTCGCTGCATGCCCGCAGTCGATCCATTCATTGTCACCAGGCACATAGACCCACGGAACCTTGGGGACCGAGGATTTCAGCGGATTCGACAGCGTCGACAACACGGCGAATACGTCTGTTAGATCTTCATGTTTACACGGTTGGTTGTTGGGGACAATGTCGCCAACGTGAACGACAAAGGCGGGTGGCGGCTGCAGCTTGGCTATTGTCTGGATCAGCTGCTGAAAATCGACTCTCCATGGCGGCTCCTTCGGCCTTCCCTCCGGTATGTCTCCGATGACGACGAATGAGATGTCGCCCTGCTTGACTCCGGCGGAGGCCGAACAGGCGAGCAGCGCAACAACCGCCAACGGCCTCATCAACCGCCGAATACAGAAGTGGTCGCATTGGACAGCGGAGCTGCGGTGCACATTGCTGGTGACTCGACTCATCTTTGACCTCCACCTTCAAGTCCGCAATCGCGTACTCAGCACGCGCCAACGATTCGAGCGCCGCCGGTCGATCCATTCTCGCCTCGCGCGGGGAGCAACTTCGGCGGACACACCGTCTGAACCACGCAGCGCGAAGGAGGGTCAGGCAGCCAGATTCCTAACCTTCTTCTCCAGCGCCTTGCGCTTCTTGCCGACTCTCCAGAGATCGTACTGGGTTTGCTGGTTCATCCAGCTTTCCGCGGTGGTGTCGAACGCGATGGCCAATCGAACGGCCATCTCCGGGCTGATGCCGGCTCGCCCGTTGAGGATCTCGGAGAGAGTCTTGCGACTCACCCGTAGTGCCTTGGCGGCGTCCGACACCGACAGCCCGAGCGGGGCGAGACACAAATCGCGAATGATCTCTCCCGGATGGGGTGGATTGTGCATGCGACGCTCCTCCTAATGATAGTCAACGTAATCGACATCGACGGCATCCTTGCCCTCGAAACGGAAGACCACGCGCCAATTGCCACTCACGTCTACGGCCCAGGCGCCCTTCAGTCGACCCTTCAGCGGATGCAGGCGCAGGCCGGGCAAATTCATATCGCGAGGCTCGGCCGACGCGTCGAGTCGAGCGAGAACAAGCCGAAGCCGCCTCGCGTGCTCCGGCCGAATGCCACGGGTGTTCCCGGATTCAAAGAATGCCCGCAAGCCCTTGTGGCGCCACCGCCGGATCACGCTCGCTTGTAACCCGTGGGGTTACATGAGTCAAATGGACTGCGATCGGCGGCGCTGCGCCACGACCGGCACCGGATGGGCACCAACGTCTTCGCGAAGTTCGCGAATTCAAGCAGTGGAGAAGTGGAGGCGGGGGGAATTGAACCCCCGTCCGGAAGCGGTCGACCTGGGCGTCTACGTGCGTAGTCTCGTGCTTTGATCTCGCGGGCGGAGCTCCCACGGACAAGATCTCCGCCAACCAGCTCGTGGGTTTTCGTCGGTGGCGCCCGAGCGCTCGCCACCGCTTATCCCGATTTGCGTCGCCTAGTCCCACCCTACGGGCTCGAGCAGGCTAGACGTGGTGGCCCTTAGGCCGCCAGTGCTAGAGGTTCGTCTGCGTTTAAGCAGCCCTGGGGTTTTACGGTACCCAGGATCCCGTGCACGCAACCTCGGCGTTCCTACCCCCGTCGAACCCAGTTCGCCCCCGTATCGAGTGACGAGTGAGCAGTGACGAGTGTTGAGTCACCGATCCTCAAAGAACCGTGCTGAACTTAGCGACTCGGGCACTGATCCGCAACCGAGAGGTTCCACGGCGCAAGAGACAGATCGGCCTCATCACTGATCGCGCCGCCGTCGCATGGCGCGATCGACTTCTCTATTGGTCTCGCGTTCCTTGATCGTTTCGCGCTTGTCGTACTGCTTCTTGCCGCGTGCCACCCCAAGCTCGACTTTGGCGCGGCCGTTTTTGAAATACATCCGCAACGGAATCAACGTCAGGCCCTTCTCTTTCACCTTGCCGGTGAGGCGATCAATCTCGCGCGCATGCAGCAACAGCTTGCGCTTGCGGACGGGCTCATGGCCGAACTGTGCGGCGGGGTTGTACTCGCTGATGTGCGCGTTCGCGAGCCAGGCCTCGCCGCGCTCGATGCGGGCGTGGCTGTCCTTGAGCTGCGCCTTGCCGGCGCGCAGCGACTTGACCTCGCTGCCGGTTAACACCAGCCCGGCTTCGATGGTTTCTTCGATGAAGTAGTCGTGTCGCGCGCGGCGATTGATGGTGATGATCTTCACGCCGTCGCTTCGCTGCAAACCCGCCATGGCGGGGTTCAGGTATCAGGTGCCGCCAATCAACGCGAGTCGGCGCCGCGCGAGTTCACCCCCGACATTGCGTCACGCCGAGAACAGCCTACGTGCGCTCCGCCGAGGTTAGCGGTGGCGCACGGAAGCGCGCGCGAGCTTCGTCGTGATCGGCGCCCCGATCGTGTGCATTGTTCGTTCCACGCGCATTGCCACGACGGCATCCATGCACAACGGCGGACGTCGACTACTTCACGCTCTTCCGAATGAGGGTCTGGTCGTACGGTCGGTCGCGAAGTCGGAACTTGACTCGTCTCCCATCGGAATCGACGCGGGTGACAATCTCGCAACTCTCCAGGTCGAGCTTCCGGGCGAGTAAGTCGTCCCGACACCACGAGACCTTGAATCCGCTGGCCTCCTCTTCGGCGACGATTCCAACATCGACCGGGTAAGCGGGATCAACGAACTTCTCACTGGGTATCGATTCAGTCGCGGGCCGCGATGAGGCGGCAAGCGCAAAGCGTTGGCCGCGCGGGGTGATGGTCAACGTCGTGAACGCGCGATTGATTGAGTTGCTCGCGTGACCCTGCGCGTAGCCCTGATGAACCAAGTAGTACGCCGCCGGGTTGACGCGCCGAACTTCCCAACCAAGAAACTGGGCCAAGTCGTCGAGCGATCCGCCACCAGCGTTCATCGCAGCGATCGCCAACGCAGGCGCGTCCGCGACGGGATCCGAACCTCTGAGTACCGGATCAGTCAGGAAGAACAGTTCAGGTGTCGCACCCACGCTGTGTGCGCCGATTGGGCTATTGCAGTCTTCGAGCAGTTTGACCAGCCCGTGCTCGCGCAGTTCGTCCAACACGAGGAGGAGAGTTTCCGCACTAACGCCGAGCTCCGTCTCGATTGATTCAACTGCGAGCCACACCTCGTCTTCAACGCCGTATACGGCGTGCCTGTTAAGCATGGCCGCCAACCGTTGAGCCGATCTGGATAGGCCGCTCCCCGCTAGCAGTGTTTCGTGACTCGCGTGAAGTAGCGGGCTCAACGGAGGCTTGACCTGAGCCTCACAGCACGCGTCGACGAGCTCGCGCACTCCATCGTCATAGCTGACATCGGATATTCGAATCCAACGAATGCTCCGCAACGTCACGGGCACTTCGCTGTCTTCTACGCCGCAAAGGATTGGGATCAGTCGGCAAGCGCCGGCAATTCGCTGTACCAGCGCCGCGTCTAGTTCGGTCTGGACCCACTCGGACTCAAGGCTGTTGGGCGACAGCAAGGCGAGAAAGTGCGTCGCGGTACTAATGCCTTGATCGATCCTTCTACGCAGACTGTCGCCCGGCTTGATTTCCCATTTGTCAAACCAGACATCGACGCCGCTTTGCAGCAGATCGTTCGCCAACCGCTCAACGAGCGGCTTGTCCTTGCTTGAATGGCAAAGAAACGCTCGCGGCTGCATCTTGTCTGCCAACCTAAATCTACCAGTTCACCACTCGCAACTCCGCTTGCCCGGCCTGCTCGGCGCGGCGCTCGACGATTTGGTTACGGTCGTCGACGAAGACGACCTTCGGTTCCCACGCGCGGGCCTCGGACTCGCTCATCCAGCCGAAGGTGGCAATGATGACGAGGTCGCCTTTGTTCGCCTTGTGAGCGGCGGCGCCGTTGATGCACACCACGCCCGAACCCGGCTGGCCTCTCAATGCGTATGTCCGGAAGCGTTCACCGTTGGTGACGTTCCAGATCTCGACTTCCTGATGCGGCAGGATATCGGCCGCATCGAGCAGCAGCGCATCGATGGTGACGCTGCCTTCGTAGTGCAGATCGGCGCCGGTAACAGTGGCGCGGTGGATCTTACTGCGCAGCATGTTGCGGTACATCAGCCCTCTCCCCATGCGGCCGCTCGGCCGAGCATCGTATTGTCGATCAGACGGGTCGACCCGAACCACACCGCCAACGCCAGCAGCGTCGGCCCCGCGATGCGTTCAACCGGGCGCAGCGACTCGGGATCGCTGAGCGTCACGTAGTCAATGCGCGCGCGCGGTTCGCCGGCAATGAACGTCCGCACACGGTCGAGCACGATCGCCGCCGAGCGCTCGCCCTGTTGCACGGCGGCCTCCGCCACGCCGAGGGCTCGCGACAAGCAGCGCGCGGCGGTGCGATCGGCCGGCGCCAGGTAGGCGTTGCGCGAGCTCATCGCCAGCCCGTCGGCCTCGCGGACTATCGACCCGCCGATGATCTCGATATCGAAGTCGAGATCGCGCACCATGCGGCGGAGCGCCACCAGTTGCTGGAAGTCCTTCTCACCGAACACGGCGACGTGTGGATGCACCGCGTTGAAGAGCTTGGCCACCACCGTAGTTACGCCGCGAAAGTGCCCCGGTCTTTTCTCGCCGCACAACCCTTGTGTCACGTGCTCGACGTTCACCGAAGTCTGAAAGCCTTCGGGGTACATCTCGGCGGCCAGCGGCAGATACAGCACATCGGTGCCGGCGTCGGTGAGCAGCTTGGTGTCGCGTTCGATATCGCGCGGATAGCGGTCGAGGTCTTCATTGTGTCCGAACTGCAGTGGGTTGACGAAGATTGACGCAACGACCTGATCGGCATGCCGGCGCGCTTCGGCAACCAAGCTGAGATGCCCCGCGTGCAGAAAGCCCATCGTCGGTACGAAGGCAATGCGCTGCCCGTTTGTGCGGGCACGATCGGCCCAGGTCCGCATCGCTCGGATACTGGTGATGGTTTCCATTTGCGTTACCCCTGCGCCGCGACCTTGCCGGGAACCGGCGTGAGCGAATGAAAGGCGTGCTGATCGGTGGGGAACACGCCGCTGCGCACATCTTCCACGTAAGCACGCACCGCTTCGCTGGCGACGTGCCACACTTCGGCGTAACGCTTCGCAAACCGCGGCGACATGCTCTCGCTCAGACCGAGCACGTCGTGCAGCACCAAAATCTGCCCGTCACAGTCCGGCCCCGCGCCAATGCCTACGGTAGGGATGCTGAGGCGCTCGGTGATCTCGGTCGCAAGATCACGCGGGATGCCTTCCAACACGACGGCGAACGCGCCGGCATCTTCGACCGCCAGCGCATCGTCGATCACGCGCTCGCGCTGACCCACTTTCGAGCCACGTTGACGCCCCTGCACTTTGTGACCGCCCATGCGATGCACCGACTGCGGCGTGAGCCCGATGTGCCCCATGATCGGAATGTCGACCGACGCGATCGCGCGGATGGTCTCGGCCACCGCCACGCCGCCTTCGAGTTTCACCGCCTCGACATTGCCGTCCTTGATCAGACGGCCGGCATTCGCCACCGCATCGTGAACCGTCACCTGGTAGGACAGGAACGGCAGATCACCGACCACCAGCGCGCGCGGTCGCGCGCGCGTGACCATGCGGCAGTGGTAGATCATCTCGTCCATGCTGACCGGCAAGGTGGTATCGAGCCCTTGCACGACCATGCCGAGCGAATCGCCGACGAGGATCAGGTCGATCCCGGCACTGTCGACGATGCGGGTGAACGGAAAATCGTAGGCCGTGATGGCGACGATCGGTTCGCCCACGCCTTTACGTTTGAGAAGATCCGGGACTGTGACTTTGCGCTCCATAACGCCTCCCGAACCGGTTGGAGGGGCCTTTGCCAACGCAAAGTCGGAGTTGAGATGAGTCGCGGAGGAGAAGTGTCGAGCTGGATTGAGTCGGCCGCGTTCTGACCGCTCGTACCCGAACTCCGCATCAACGAGTCACGAAACTCCGAAGTGCCGCTCCGTCTCGGTCCATCTGCCCGGCCGCAGCCGGGGGTTATTTGGATCCAAGCGGAATGTAGTGTTGCACTCCTTGCCCCATGCTTTTGATCTCGCGGATCAGGTCCGCCATCTCGTCGGAGTTCGCCACGAAGTCGATCGCCGACGAGTTGACCACCAGCAGGGGCGTTTCGTCATAGTAGAAAAAGTAGTCTCGATAGGCCTCCGCTACACGTTCGATGTACTCGGGCGCGATCCGCCGCTCGTAGTCCCGGTCCCGCTTGCGTAGCCGCGTGAGCAAAACGTCGGAACGGGCTTGGAGATAGACGACCAAGTCCGGTTTCGGCAGGCGAGCGTCGAGCAAGCCAAAGAGCTGGCGGTAGAGAGCGAGTTCATCGGAGTCCAGATTCAGTTGCGCAAATATCTGATCCTTCGCGAACAGGTAATCGACGACGGTATTTTGGCTGAAGAGATCTTGTTGTGCAAGCTCTCGTTGCTGGCGATAGCGCGTGAGCAGGAAAAAGAGTTGGGCCTGGAACGCGAACTGACGGGGCTTCTCATAGAATTTCTTGAGGAACGGGTTCTCCTCCACCTGCTCCAGAACCAAGCGGGCGCCAAAGGCGTCGGCTAACAGCCGCGCCAGCGTCGTCTTACCGACCCCTATAGGGCCTTCCACGACGATGTACCGCGAGCCCTTCACCGCCGCCTCCGTGTCCGCAACGGCGCACTACCACACCGCACAATGTAGTGTCCAGACGAATTCGCGCGAATCCAGCGCGAATCGTCGGCGCACACGGGTATGGTAAGGTGACGCGCATGGATCGGCAGGCGCTGCAACAGATGATCGGCCGGGTGCTCATGGTCGGCATCCCCGGCGTCGAGTTGGACGAAGCCACTGCGGCGACGTTGCGGCGGTTGCACATCGGCGGCGTGATTCTGTTTCGCCGCAATGTGGGCACGCCGACGCAGCTCGCCGCCCTGACTGCCGCGCTGCATGCGTTGCCCGCTCGGCCACTGGTCTCCATTGACCACGAAGGCGGTCGGGTCATGCGACTCGGCGCACCGTTTACCTCGTTTCCCGCGATGGCAGTTGTGGGCGCGACCGGCGACAGCACAGTTGCACGGCAGGTCGGCCGCGCGATGGGAGCCGAGCTGTCTGCTGTTGGTATCGATTTGGATTTCGCGCCCGTACTCGATGTCCACTCCAACGCCGCCAACCCCGTGATCGGTGACCGCTCGTTCAGCAGCGACCCGAGTGTCGTTACGACGATGGGCATTGCGCTGATGCACGGTCTGTACGAGGGCGGCGTACTGTCGTGCGGCAAGCACTTCCCTGGGCACGGCGATACCGACACCGACTCGCATCTAACGCTGCCGACTGTGCGGCGCACGCGCACTGAATTGGATCGCATCGAGTTGCCGCCCTTCCGCGCCGCCATCGCAGCCGGCGTACCGCTGCTGCTGACTGCGCACGTGCTGTACCCAGCCCTCGACCCGCACCGACCGGCGACGCTGTCGCCGTTGATCCTGCGCGATCTCCTGCGCACGGAGCTCGGCTTTGCCGGCGTGATCGCCAGCGACGACTTGGAGATGCGCGCCATCAGCGGTCATCACGATATCGGTGATGCGGCCGTCGCGACGTTGAATGCCGGCGTAGACTTGCTGCTTGTGTGCAACGATTTTGCCAAAGCGGAAGTCGCGAGCGCGGCGATCGAGCGGGCGGTGATCGACGGTGTGCTGTCAGCCAACGTTGTTGAAGCCGCCGCCGGACGGGTCAACCGACTGACGAAACCGCACCGGTCGTCGATCGCGCTCGCGGATTTGCCGATCGCCGAACACGCCGCGCTCGCGGCGCGTCTGCGCGCACAGAAGTAACAGCCTGTTGAAAAGCTCCGCATGCTTCGAGACGCGCCTGTCGGCGCTCCTCAGCATGAGCGGTTCTTCCCTTCTGCCACAACACTTTTCCGCTCACCCTGAGGAGGCGCGAAGCGCCGTCTCGAAGCCTGTCCTGAGCCCGTCGAAGGGGGGCGTGGCACTAACGGGCTGCTAGCGTGAACCCGTCTTGCGACTAACGACGCGCGGTTCTCCGCGCACCAAACGCGCGAGGGATTTGCTGTACGGCGGACGCGCCACGCCGCGTTCAGTGATGATAGCGGTAACCAACTCGTGCGGCGTCACGTCGAACGCGGGGTTGGCGATGCGGATACCCGCCGGCGCGATCTGTCGGTCGCCGATGTGCGTAACCTCACGAGCGGCGCGCTCCTCGATCGGGATGTCTTCACCACGTTTGCAGGCCAGATCGATCGACGAGGTCGGCGCCGCAACATAAAACGGCACGCGATGCCGCGCCGCCAGCACCGCGAGCGTGTACGTCCCGATCTTGTTGGCGACATCGCCGTTGGCCGCGGTCCGGTCGGTGCCCACCACCACACACTCGATCGCACCGGCCTTCATGAAGTGACCCACCATGCTGTCGGTGATCAGCGTAACCGGGATACCGTCCTTCTTCAGTTCCCAGGCGGTCAAGCGCGCACCCTGCAGAAATGGACGCGTCTCGGTCGCAAACACATTGATCCGGCGACCCGACTCGACTGCGGCGCGGATCACGCCAAGCGCGGTACCATATCCAGCGGTGGCCAACGCGCCGGCGTTGCAGTGCGTCAGTACGGTCGCCTTCGCCGGCACCAACTCCGCGCCGTAGGCTCCGAGCGCCCGATTGGCGGCGATGTCTTCTCGGTGGATTGTGAGCGCTTCCTGACGCAACAGGTCGCGGACGGTGTCGGGGCTGCTGCCGCGAGCGCGCTTGAATACCCGCTGCATGCGTTCGATCGCCCAGAACAGATTGACCGCGGTTGGGCGGGTCGCCGCAAACATCCGGCACCAGCGATCGAACGCGCGCGCCATCTCGCTCGGTCGCGCGTGCGCCATCCCCAGCGCGATTCCCATCGCCGCCGCCACACCGATGGCCGGCGCGCCGCGCACGACCATATCTTTGATCGCCACCGCAACTTCGCGCGCGTCACGATAAACGCGATAGACCTCGCGCGTCGGCAGCAGCCGCTGATCGATCATCACCACTGTGCCGTTGCGCCATTCGACGGTTCGAATCACTGTCCCCTCACGCGAGGCGATTCCCTTACGTTTGCGATGGCGACAGGTCAAGGTCATGTTTCGCAGTCAGCGGTGGATGCAGCGGCGGCCAGACGCGAAACGTGCTGCCGGCCTCGGGGGCGCTCTCGACGGCGATGCGCCCGCCGAGCATGCTCACCAACAGCTGAACGAGGTAGAGCCCGAACCCCACCCCGCCGCGCTGCGGCCCGTTGCCGGGTGCGACCTGATGAAACGGATCGAAGATCGCGGCCAGTTGGTCGGGCGCGATGCCGACGCCGGTATCGGTCACGGTGATTTCGATCCCGCCGTCGCGCGCCGAGGCGACCAGACGAATCTCCCCTTCGCGCGTAAACTTCGCCGCGTTCGACAACAGATTGCGCGCGATCTCGCGCACCTTTCCTGCATCGCTGTCGAGCACGAGGTGACTCGGAATATCCCACTGGAGATGCACCAGGCGCTCGCGCACGAGATCCGCGGTGGTCTCGCGCAAGGGATCCAACGCTTCGTGGACCGCGAACGTCTCGCGGTGCAACGGGAGGCGGCCATCTTCGAGACGCGCGAGATCCAGCACGCCGTCGGCGAGATAGAGGAGTTGGCGCGCCTCCCGCGCAATACTACGCACCGCGTGACCGGCATCGGAAGGCAGCCCTTGCTCGGCGAGAACGTCGGCGTATCCCATGACGACCGTCAGCGGCGTGCGCATGTCGTGCGACAGGCCGGTCAGCAGATCGGTGCGCGCACGGCCGGCGGCCTGCAGACGCTGATTGACGTCGCGCAACTGCTGCGCCTGTCCAAAGAGTTGGCGACGGTTCTGATCGATGTAGTGTGCGCCCAGGGTGGAGAATATCGCGTCCGAAACCAGCGCGATGAAATCGTACGTCGGCACCGGGCCGCTGTGTGCCCCCGCGAGCAACGCCAGTGAGTGGGCGCCGATCACCCCGACGTTGAGCGCGAGCTGAAACCGTGCCCCCCAGGGCACGAACACCGACGACACCAGCATGAACGCGATGTACGTCAGCAGCACGTACAACATGTCGCCGCCGACCACCGCATTGTAGAGCGCGAGGATGACGCAGACGCTCACGTTCGACGCCAGCGCGATCCACGCCGTCGTCGGATGGCGGCAGACGCGCATGCGGCGCCAACCCGCAATCACGACCGCGAGCTGAACCAGCCACGCCGCAATGAGCCACCAGTGCCGGGCCGGGTAGTACGTTCCTTCGACAAACGAGCCGATCGCGGCAAAGACAAGGTAGAGCGTGAGCCCAATGCGCCAGCGGCGCGCCGTGAGTTCGCCGGTTTCTTCCGCGAATGTGGCGGCGGTTCCGCCGCCCTCGGAGCCATGCTGCGGTGCGTCGCGTGACACGGCTCTGGCCCTTAGCACGGGCGCGCCATCGGCGCGAAGCCGCCCGCCGCAGCGTGAACGCAGCATGTCAGTCCTTGACAAACTGCGTCATGAAACTCTAAGTTCGGACCCATGTGAGGTGGGATGTGGGGATTACAATCGTCCAGAAGAGCGAAGTAGGCGTTCGCAAACCCGATCCAAAGATCGCGCTGGTTTTAGCCGGCGGCGCGATTACCGGGGGGGCG from Deltaproteobacteria bacterium includes:
- a CDS encoding toll/interleukin-1 receptor domain-containing protein, with translation MQPRAFLCHSSKDKPLVERLANDLLQSGVDVWFDKWEIKPGDSLRRRIDQGISTATHFLALLSPNSLESEWVQTELDAALVQRIAGACRLIPILCGVEDSEVPVTLRSIRWIRISDVSYDDGVRELVDACCEAQVKPPLSPLLHASHETLLAGSGLSRSAQRLAAMLNRHAVYGVEDEVWLAVESIETELGVSAETLLLVLDELREHGLVKLLEDCNSPIGAHSVGATPELFFLTDPVLRGSDPVADAPALAIAAMNAGGGSLDDLAQFLGWEVRRVNPAAYYLVHQGYAQGHASNSINRAFTTLTITPRGQRFALAASSRPATESIPSEKFVDPAYPVDVGIVAEEEASGFKVSWCRDDLLARKLDLESCEIVTRVDSDGRRVKFRLRDRPYDQTLIRKSVK
- the nagZ gene encoding beta-N-acetylhexosaminidase, yielding MDRQALQQMIGRVLMVGIPGVELDEATAATLRRLHIGGVILFRRNVGTPTQLAALTAALHALPARPLVSIDHEGGRVMRLGAPFTSFPAMAVVGATGDSTVARQVGRAMGAELSAVGIDLDFAPVLDVHSNAANPVIGDRSFSSDPSVVTTMGIALMHGLYEGGVLSCGKHFPGHGDTDTDSHLTLPTVRRTRTELDRIELPPFRAAIAAGVPLLLTAHVLYPALDPHRPATLSPLILRDLLRTELGFAGVIASDDLEMRAISGHHDIGDAAVATLNAGVDLLLVCNDFAKAEVASAAIERAVIDGVLSANVVEAAAGRVNRLTKPHRSSIALADLPIAEHAALAARLRAQK
- a CDS encoding type II toxin-antitoxin system RelE/ParE family toxin, coding for MIRRWRHKGLRAFFESGNTRGIRPEHARRLRLVLARLDASAEPRDMNLPGLRLHPLKGRLKGAWAVDVSGNWRVVFRFEGKDAVDVDYVDYH
- a CDS encoding HigA family addiction module antidote protein, whose protein sequence is MHNPPHPGEIIRDLCLAPLGLSVSDAAKALRVSRKTLSEILNGRAGISPEMAVRLAIAFDTTAESWMNQQTQYDLWRVGKKRKALEKKVRNLAA
- a CDS encoding deoxynucleoside kinase encodes the protein MKGSRYIVVEGPIGVGKTTLARLLADAFGARLVLEQVEENPFLKKFYEKPRQFAFQAQLFFLLTRYRQQRELAQQDLFSQNTVVDYLFAKDQIFAQLNLDSDELALYRQLFGLLDARLPKPDLVVYLQARSDVLLTRLRKRDRDYERRIAPEYIERVAEAYRDYFFYYDETPLLVVNSSAIDFVANSDEMADLIREIKSMGQGVQHYIPLGSK
- a CDS encoding pantoate--beta-alanine ligase, which codes for METITSIRAMRTWADRARTNGQRIAFVPTMGFLHAGHLSLVAEARRHADQVVASIFVNPLQFGHNEDLDRYPRDIERDTKLLTDAGTDVLYLPLAAEMYPEGFQTSVNVEHVTQGLCGEKRPGHFRGVTTVVAKLFNAVHPHVAVFGEKDFQQLVALRRMVRDLDFDIEIIGGSIVREADGLAMSSRNAYLAPADRTAARCLSRALGVAEAAVQQGERSAAIVLDRVRTFIAGEPRARIDYVTLSDPESLRPVERIAGPTLLALAVWFGSTRLIDNTMLGRAAAWGEG
- a CDS encoding metallophosphoesterase encodes the protein MAVVALLACSASAGVKQGDISFVVIGDIPEGRPKEPPWRVDFQQLIQTIAKLQPPPAFVVHVGDIVPNNQPCKHEDLTDVFAVLSTLSNPLKSSVPKVPWVYVPGDNEWIDCGHAAKHEPPTPTKDYYEDIYFPLEDVRDVFFRAPGSHDHEPNPTTHQEKPGDYPENQRWTLEGLPGLVFITVNLVSLGRTATATEEVEFVQRGRADQVWLREAEKSLPDAKGTIVIFAQAEIPGEVWGGGVILIRINRVRRARRMAHQGLAVTMVSSVS
- the panB gene encoding 3-methyl-2-oxobutanoate hydroxymethyltransferase; translated protein: MERKVTVPDLLKRKGVGEPIVAITAYDFPFTRIVDSAGIDLILVGDSLGMVVQGLDTTLPVSMDEMIYHCRMVTRARPRALVVGDLPFLSYQVTVHDAVANAGRLIKDGNVEAVKLEGGVAVAETIRAIASVDIPIMGHIGLTPQSVHRMGGHKVQGRQRGSKVGQRERVIDDALAVEDAGAFAVVLEGIPRDLATEITERLSIPTVGIGAGPDCDGQILVLHDVLGLSESMSPRFAKRYAEVWHVASEAVRAYVEDVRSGVFPTDQHAFHSLTPVPGKVAAQG
- the smpB gene encoding SsrA-binding protein SmpB encodes the protein MQRSDGVKIITINRRARHDYFIEETIEAGLVLTGSEVKSLRAGKAQLKDSHARIERGEAWLANAHISEYNPAAQFGHEPVRKRKLLLHAREIDRLTGKVKEKGLTLIPLRMYFKNGRAKVELGVARGKKQYDKRETIKERETNREVDRAMRRRRDQ
- a CDS encoding aspartate 1-decarboxylase codes for the protein MYRNMLRSKIHRATVTGADLHYEGSVTIDALLLDAADILPHQEVEIWNVTNGERFRTYALRGQPGSGVVCINGAAAHKANKGDLVIIATFGWMSESEARAWEPKVVFVDDRNQIVERRAEQAGQAELRVVNW